The DNA sequence cgtagcagctgtctaactcccaggtacctatttactgctaacagGGGGCATTAAGGTGAAACAAACAtttacccatttgtctccgcctccaccggggatcgaacccggaacctcagcactacgaatccgaagcgctgtccactcagctatcaggcgatCAGGTCTAGCATATAGAGGTGTATTGTGTAAAGGAATGTAGTATCAGGAATAGGCCAGGTATTTACGGTAGGCCTAGGGGGGGGTAAGAGAGAGGGAGGCTCAAGCGTAGGGAGGCTCTGGTATGACTGGGTTTTGGtatgtggcgggggggggggNNNNNNNNNNNNNNNNNNNNNNNNNNNNNNNNNNNNNNNNNNNNNNNNNNNNNNNNNNNNNNNNNNNNNNNNNNNNNNNNNNNNNNNNNNNNNNNNNNNNNNNNNNNNNNNNNNNNNNNNNNNNNNNNNNNNNNNNNNNNNNNNNNNNNNNNNNNNNNNNNNNNNNNNNNNNNNNNNNNNNNNNNNNNNNNNNNNNNNNNNNNNNNNNNNNNNNNNNNNNNNNNNNNNNNNNNNNNNNNNNNNNNNNNNNNNNNNNNNNNNNNNNNNNNNNNNNNNNNNNNNNNNNNNNNNNNNNNNNNNNNNNNNNNNNNNNNNNNNNNNNNNNNNNNNNNNNNNNNNNNNNNNNNNNNNNNNNNNNNNNNNNNNNNNNNNNNNNNNNNNNNNNNNNNNNNNNNNNNNNNNNNNNNNNNNNNNNNNNNNNNNNNNNNNNNNNNNNNNNNNNNNNNNNNNNNNNNNNNNNNNNNNNNNNNNNNNNNNNNNNNNNNNNNNNNNNNNNNNNNTGGCAATGAGTAGTAACTCCAGCTGTCCGAGCAGCTGGCTACAGTACGAGACCATCTGCGTGTTAGTCAGCTCGGAGAAGATGGTGTGGTGGAAAGCCTGGGAAAGATGCGTCCAGCTCAACAGCCATTTGGCGTATATTGAAACGGAGATGGAAAGCAACATTCTAACAGGTAATTTACTGTGGAATCTGTTATAAGCCATGGTAATTATGTCTACTTACAACCCATATATGACGGATATTCACTGTGTCTTATAACAAGCCATATgtcaacatatataaatatatattgaacATTTATGACAGATCACAAAATGTTTGATATATTAAATGTAGATATATCAGAAAATAACTCATTACATATGATGAAATGCTGTTCAACACATTCTCATGACCAATATACTAGACCGAATATACTCATGTGCTATATACTAGGCCGAAACATGTTAAATTTTAGtgtccaccaccccccccccccaccccctcacgtcctatataaaattaataatacaaaACCTGGTCTTTCTGGGCCCAAGAGTCTTAAATTTTTGTACCTTCTACCAAATTGCTATAAGTTCCATTTTTTtaattacctttaaagaacacacatTAAGCACTCACGCAAACATATTTCCCAGTTTTTTCTCTTGTGGGACTTGCCATATAgtcccgtatatatatatattcctatatACTATGCACATATGATCAAAATTAACTATTGACACAGCTGCATAGGTTGATTTAATCGTTTATTTTGTAatcgttgacaggaatattagtgTCCCTTACTGTGGAGTCGGTGTGGATCGGACTCAATGATCTTGAAGTGGCGGGGAGCTACGTTTGGGCAGACCGGGAACCTGTTACCTTCACCAAGTTAGTGGCGACCTTCTCAGTGTCCTTAGTGACCACATTCTCACTTTCTGAGCTATAGTTTACGCTGCGAAAATATCATTGGATGTTTTGatggatgatatatatatatatatatatatatatatatatatatatatattatatatatatatatatatatatatatatatatatatatatatattcttttataCGCAGCTACGCCACCGGTGAGCCGAACAGGAACGCATCAGGGCGCCACGAGCACTGCGTAGCCGCCAGACGCGACAATGACTACCAGTGGAGCGACGAGTATTGCTTCGACGAGCGAGAGTAAgccacactacgggctcaccatagcccgtgctacttggaactttttgttccaggtagcaagtcttaaacaacaacaacaagagagtAAGCCTCCACCCTCGTCCTCGAGGGCATACACACGCCCTTGGAGACATACACACGCCCTTGGAGACATACACACGCCCTTGGAGACATACACACTCTCAGGAACATACTCACACTCTCAGGAACATACTCACACTCTCAGGAACATACACACGCCCTCAGGAGGCATACATTCGACTCTATTTCCACACTGTATATCTTCAACCACCCATCCCATGTTTTCCCATTACGGGTAATGGTCAGGATAACGCGATTTGTGATCAGGATATCATGGTTTATATCAGGATAACCTTGTTAACGGTAAGAATAAGGTGGTTAATGGTCATCATAACATGGTTAATGGTCGGGATTACATGGTTAATGATTAGGATAACATGGCTAATGGTCAGGATAACATGCTTAATGATCAAGATAACACGGGTTAATGGTTAAGGTTACATGATTAATGGTGAGGATAACGGGGATTAACGGTCAAGATAACACGGTTAATGGCTAAGATAACATGCTTAATGGTCATGATAACGGGATTAATGGTCATGATAACATGATTTATGGTCAGGATAACGGGATTAACGGTCAAGATAACACGGTTAATGGGAACAGGATAACACGTCATTAATATTCACGAATGATCATTTATTTTTCTTTGTCAACAGATTCGTCTGCCGCACAGATCTGAACTAACACGAGACAACGTACCAGAATTTATCGAGACTTGAGTGTCCATTGACGAAACCCGTGCATCTTTTCGTTAATCATGGCGGCTTCGTTTGCATTTATCGAAAGGTTAACGAGCTTGGAAACGCTGCGAGGCGGTCTCGACCCCTATGAATAATATTGATATAGATAAACCATCGTATAGCAGTTCCGAACTAGTTCGTAAGGGGTTCCGAACTCATAAGGGGGTTTAATAAAGATAAACCAAGTCGCCGTGATTAAggagagatgcacaggtttcgtcagAGGACACGTCATTCAATCTTGGATGAATCCTGCTGGCTCTGACTTGGAACTCGACGCCATCATCCGAACACTGCACATGAGTACTCTTGACTGCTCATGCAACGCGACCCCAAGCACTCCTAAAAGCCCTAGTTGCACATGCAACATGCACAATCTTTGACACTGTGGCTGCACATGCATTGGCACAATCACCACATTGTGGAGGTTATGAACTATCACGATATATATGGGAGTGGATGTGAACAAATACGCCATGCACATCACATAATGTGAGCCCCCACACACCATGCACATCACATAATGTGAACCCCCACACCATGCACATCACATGATGTGAGCCCCCACACCATGCACATCACATGATGTGAACCCCCACACCATGCACATCACATGATGTGAGCCCCCACACCATGCACATCACATGATGTGAACCTCACACCATGCACATCACATGATGTGAACCCCCACACCATGCACATCACATGATGTGAGCCCCCACACCATGCACATCACATAATGTGAGCCCCCACACCATGCACATCACATGATGTGAACCCCCCCACCATGCACATCACATGATGTGAACCTCCACACCATGCACATCACATGATGTGAACCCCTACACCATGCACATCACATGATGTGAACCCCCACACCATGCACATCACATGATGTGAGCCCCCACACCATGCACATCACATAATGTGAGCCCCCACACCATGCACATCACATGATGTGAACCCCCCCACCATGCACATCACATAATGTGAAACCTCCACACCATGCACATCACATGATGTGAACCCCTACACCATGCACATCACATGATGTGAGCCCCCACACCATGCACATCACATAATGTGAAACCTCCACACCATGCACATCACATGATGTGAACCCCTACACCAAGCACATCACATGATGTGAGCCCCCACACCATGCACATCACATAATGTGAAACCTCCACACCATGCACATCACATGATGTGAGCCCCCACACCATGCACATCACATGATGTGAACCCCACACCATGCACATCACATGATGTgaacccccacacaccctgcacATCACATGATGTGAAACCCCCACACCATGCACATCACATGACGTGAACCCCCACACCATGCACATCACATGATGTgaacccccacacaccctgcacATCACATGATGTGAAACCCCCACACCATGCACATCACATGATGTGAACCCCCACACCatgcacatcatatgatgtgaacCCCCACACCATGCACATCACATGATGTgaacccccacacaccctgcacATCACATGATGTGAAACCCCCACACCATGCACATCACATGATGTGAAACCCACACCATGCACATCACATGATGTGAACCCCCACACACCATGCACATCACATGATGTGAACCCCCACACCATGCACATCACATGATGTGAACCCCCACACCATGCACATCACATGATGTGAACCCCCCCACACCATGCACATCACATGATGTGAACCCCCACACACCATGCACATCACATGATGTGAACCCCCCAGGTCCTACGTGACTGTTAACATGAATGAATTGAACCAGAGTATATTCAATAATTATCATTATATAAGCATTAAAACATATCTTTGAGCCCACATTATGCTCATGTAGTGTAGCACACCTCGCACATGACTACACATAAATGTGTATATAGTCATGTTGAGGGACGTGTTGGCCATCAAAGCTCAACATATGCTTATAGTTTTCTTATGAGTTTATGTGAGCATGTTCCTCTTAATAAAGATTTATGAGTTATATTTTGCACTCATTAAGTTATCCCATTAGACGATGTGGTTCAACATTCTGTGCTCTAGCTGTGCTCTAGTTCTAgcccgaaactctatgcgtattagtggctttaggtattgtatgtactagctctataaatccaacattatgtttgtaactcatcaaaCATGTATGTACTTCtcctgaatttgaatttgaataagtCCGtgatgtggtcaagattttataCTCTAGCCCCCATGGGATGTGGGTGAGGATTCTATACACATTAACTCATACCTCCGtggcacttgggctggacggtagagcgacggtctcgcttcatgcaggttggcgttcaatcccccgaccgtccataagtggttgggcaccattcctttctccccccgtcccatcccagatccttatcctgaccccttccaagtgcgatatagccataatggcttggcgcttgataattccttcctccaCCCATTATTTCAGAACGGCGATATCAAACTACTTCTGTGTATCAAATAATCGATATCgagaaatcctaaaaaaaaaaatctaactcGCCTGATGATGGTGAGTTAGGTTTGGTTGAAGATTGAAGATGACGCAAGAGGAATTTTGCAACCCATCCTCTTGATTAGATAGttgttttttttaagatatatactagagtaattacattcttgtagagccactagtacgcgtagcgtttcgggcaggtccctggaatacgatccccgccgcgaagaatcgttgttacaaccaagtacacattttactgttgagttaaacagaggctacagttaaggatttgcgcccagtaaatcctccccggccaggatacgaacccatgacaaagcgctcgcggatcgccaggcgagtgtcttaccactacaccacagagactggtaAAAGTACTCTTTATAACACTGTGCACCAATATTCATAGAcctaatggacaattagatagtacAATTAGGTACTATTCCCTTTATAGCGTccaaaaaaattaagttaaaaacCGAACTTAAATATTCGTAGGcctagtaaggttaggttatgttaagttttctttgcaacatcaaATACGaaatcttttccggtttgtccaatttCACAAGTACtgaattctactttctaattggccattacgttaatatattaaaGACGGTCCTCGTCGCTACGCTATTAAACTACCTAAATAAGATGGGATGAATTCTCATGGTACATTAAAAAAATCAGCGAAttatatacaatagcaacggaaaATTTATAGAACaaaaaaatacaattaaataGGCGTCCTTAACATTCATTTAATATACATTTTCCCTCCGTACAATACATTTTTGTAAAAACTTAATACTGAGGCTAAAAACATAAAGAACCCGCATTTAGATATCTGCTTTCGCCTTACGCAAAATTCATTATTTTTAAAATAACAGTTATACAATCATATATACATCGTTTTCTGTGTCAGGTTAACAGCTGGCCTCCAACACACACAACTTAAGAGGCTGGCTCCTCTATCTTGCATATTtccatcaattctccaaaatgttAAAGTAAATTAACCTCAGGGCCACTATTTACCCTAGTATTTCCAGATGTTAATATAGACACGTAATCCTGCAGACCGGGTttaattcccggcgccggcgagaaacaaagtgggcagagtttctttccccctgatgccctctgttacccagcagtaaatagtacatgggaattagacagcagttacaggctgcttcctgtgtgtatgtatgtgtgtgtgtgtgtgtgtgggagggggcatTAGTAGTAATAGttggttaattgacagttgagaggcgggccgaaagaaaggAAGGGACTATCaggaagaaagcgccaagccattacgactatgtggcactgggaaggggtcaggataaggatttgggatgggaagaaatggtgcccaaccatttggacggtcgggaattgaacgccggccagcataaagcgagaccgtggctctaccgtccagttcaagtggttgggttgaaagagcagagctcaacaacaacagagcttgcaagcacaactaggtgagtacgcaatcGAATAAATCAGAGCAATAcaccttaaacaacaacaacaacgggacGCCCTCAGTTGTAATTTGGTGGAGGCTGCCTGCAAGTCGTGCAGGAATGATTCACAGTTACGTTACCTCCCGACACAGGACAGTCCAATCACCATATTCCCGACATCAAATTTGCGTGTCGGCCGCACCGCGTAAGAGCACTTCAATATCCTCCGATCTGGACGGTCGGGAGGCTTCAGAATAGGTGTCTCCCCCCTAGCACTGGCATTCCGTATGGTTTGATGGGTGATCAGTCCGCCTGTTGGTACTGAGAACGGCTGTTGGAGATAATGTGtactataagggggggggggctgtgtttgTCGTGTTTATTTGTTAAACGTCAGTTACTCTCGCTCCTGTCTCTCAGAATCGTCACTTCTCTTCCCATATCTCTTGTCTTCCACAACTCCACAACTCCCTCTACTCTTTAACAACTTCCACTTCTCTACTACACCACCTCCACTCTCCCCCAATTCTCAATCAACAACCACACACCTCCTAAACAATCCCTGCCCATCTCCAGCAACCACAATTCCATTCCCACAAGCCACACAGCTCTCCTACAACAAGCAATCACAATCTCTGACAATAAAACCTACTACCATTCGACCCCtacccacaacaaccacccccatCCGCCCCTCCATTACCTACCATACCTCTACCACAATTAGAACCTCTGTTCTAAAATCACTATACCTCTTCCATATCTGCCGCATCAGAATACCTCGCCCACGACCACCACCTCACGCCCACGACCACCTTACGCCCACCACCATCAGACGTGTCTGAATGAACCCCAActtcacgcccaccaccaccaccacaccacgcccaccaccacgcccacgcccaccaccacctcacgccTCTGAATGATGGGTGAGAGTGTGGCCGCCAATCCCCCCATTGTTCCCATTGTTTATCACTGCCTgtgtcacccacaccacccacgcaCCTCTGGAGCATTTACATATAGATAGATATTGACGCTGACAACGCACTGAGGGGTTTCTTTGACATTGCCATTTTAGAGCGGCTCAGAGGCTGATGTCAAGAATGCCGTCAAGACGGCTTCtctttcacacatacacacatacaagcgTCTCAAAATGTATCGGGCCAGTCTTTGTTCTCAAAGAAACCCGTAAGTTCTATAAAGCTCATCTGTAAGTCGGGGTAAAAGTCTCATTAACTTAGGTCTTTGTAACATGATTCTGAAATACGAAATTGCGTTCAAGAACAATGTCGATAAAATGCTTAGGAATTGATCGGGGAGGAGGGGCCCTTTTGACACCTTTCAGAAGCCTGTGAAAGGTGCTTTTGATCATGGGAAtatttttggtgtgtgtgtgtgttctggtcaaattaatatatttgtttttCCGTGCAAAACAGTGattaaatattttttgttaatggatgatatattggtatttatttttaataGTAAAATTTATATGGAgtaattataatttttttaagGGTGAGGGTGTTTCAATTGAAAGTTGATCTTGTGAGACAGGtgcctgtacacctgtacacgtGCCTGTACACCTGTGCCAGAGCGTACACGTGCCTGTACACCTGTGCCAGAGTGTACACGTGCCTGTACACCTGTGCCAGAGTGTACACGTGCCTGTACACCTGTACAGGGGTTGTGCCAGGCAGTGTCTGAGTGGACTTGAAATATGAAGCAAGAATATCACCGCCGGCCGCCAATACAATTGTTTGTAATAAGTTCTAAGCGCTCCTTTTCGTCTCCAGAGTTCTCGAACAAGTTACTGTGCGCATTTACTATTTATATTTACCATTTGTGCATGTAGGACcgatagctgttagctcttggaccacgcctttctaaccgtcggttgtctaatgtactggggccagattcacgaaaccacttacgaacctgtccatcttttctcaatctttggcggctttgtttccaattattaaacagttaatgagctccgaagcaccaggaggctgtttataacaataacaacagttgattggcaagttttcatgcttgtaaactgtttaataaatgtaaccaaagccgtcaaagattgaggaaagatgtacacgttcgtaagtgcttgcgcaagtgctttcgtgaatctggccctatctTGAGATTGCAAAGGTCCCTCAACCTATCCTTATAGCTAACCCTTCTTAGCTCGTgcactaatcttgttgcaaacctgtTGGCGTTTTCAGTTTTGGTTTAATGCTTCTCAAGGCGCAGATTCCAGGCATGTTCTAGTATTTAACAAAGGATGTTAAATGAAAACATTTAACTTAAATCAGAATTCCTTGAAGGAATTCTGATTTAAGTTTCTAAACGATGTTGTTAAGTTTAACTGtaatagtcatttattggaccattccttcattcTGTCCAAGTAATCTTGTAATCTCTTATTATCTCCCTCTGTTTCAACAAGCATTGAGAAGGATATTGGCAGCtgacttccaactttctggtaggtttccTGTTTTATTGACCTATTGCGCATCATATAGTGGCAGGCATATTTCTTCTGCTCCctgttttagtatccatggtgagattctggcaAGTCTAACGGCCCTTTCCGTGTCCAGTTCCACCAGATGCCCTAACTTCATCTCTGGAAATTTCAAATACTTTCAAAACTGCCTGGATTACTGTCAACTCTCTCAGGTCAggcacttctccttgctctactgtgaagaccacctggaatctcttgtcgagctcttcacacaccacacctccttgtcattctcagtGTTATTGGCAGCTTTTTATCAGCTTCATTACCCTGTTACTTCACTTTTGGTTTCCTGCTGATGTGGCTGAGGAGCCGTTTTGGTaaagtcttggctttatttgctatattaATTCATACTGTTTTTCAGCTTCTGTTCTTACACTGAGATACTCCTTCCAGGCCTGCTGCTATCGCCTTCTGCTCTCTCTCATGACACTTCTcgctgatgtagtccatcatatctcgtACACTCTTTTCTCTCACTTCTGTTTCCCTGATATCTTTATTAGAATTTTTTCATCTTCTCGTTATCATCCCCTTCGGTATGATAACTCTTTGCTTTCTGGCCCCCCCTTCCTTGAGTAGAGTTGTCCATCTTCCACCAGATACTATATGTTAGTAcagtgtggtcgctcattcccatgggatggggggggggggttctagttTGACTTTCCCTGTGTCTAATTTATTCAGAGAGAATATCAGGTCAAGTCTAGTTGGATCCTCTCATTCTCGTTGCTCCGATGACATGTTGACTTGGAAAGTATCTCGTTGTCACGTCCAAtactttagctctccatgtaaccTTCACTTGGCTCTGTGTTCTCCCAGTCGATCTCTCTCTACAGTTGAGGTCGCCCATGATTAACAGCTTGGAGCCCTTCCTGCAGGCGACAGACGCTGTCGTCTGTCATATTGGGTGTTCAAGttaaagttcaagtatgtttttgagacaagaaaaaatacatctcaaagggatagagtagcttaggctatttctaccccccatatTGGGTGTCATATATTAATACTACTACATGATGCTAGGGCCTCCTATTGCCATAGTGGCCGTTATGTGCATGCTTTGCCtgcgcgggtgtgtgtgtgcctgtatacAAGACCTGCCGCAGGAACCGCAGATCTTGTTAAGAAGGAAGACCATTATGATAATTAAGTGGTGTG is a window from the Procambarus clarkii isolate CNS0578487 chromosome 48, FALCON_Pclarkii_2.0, whole genome shotgun sequence genome containing:
- the LOC123764908 gene encoding perlucin (The sequence of the model RefSeq protein was modified relative to this genomic sequence to represent the inferred CDS: added 55 bases not found in genome assembly), with protein sequence MGRLRLALLLLALATEMQVAMSSNSSCPSSWLQYETICVLVSSEKMVWWKAWERCVQLNSHLAYIETEMESNILTGILVSLTVESVWIGLNDLEVAGSYVWADREPVTFTNYATGEPNRNASGRHEHCVAARRDNDYQWSDEYCFDEREFVCRTDLN